The region CTTGGTCACCGCGCCGTATCGGGCAGCGCTGAACGGCGGCCGTTGCTGCTGGTCGGCGACGTAGTAGGAGCTCACCCGCGCCAGGCTCTGGCACAGCGTGTAGTCCTCTTCGGAGGTCAGCTGGTAGAGCTTCCGGCGCACGAACTCGGGCCCGAGGAACACCGACGGCGGGGCGTGCTCCTCGTCGACCACGCTGTCCATCCAGTCGGACACGGGGACCTCCTCGATGACGCGGGTGCGCGGGCCGTCGCAGTCCGGCATGAAGGCGGTGAGGAACACGGCGGCGGCGACCTTGTCGGGGAACTCCTCGGCCGCGAGCGCGACGCTCATCCCGCCGAAGCTGTGGCCCACCAGCACCGCCCGCTCGCCGTCCGGGAGGTCCCGGAGCGCGTCGAGCAGGGGGCGCGTGTAGTCCTCGAAGGTGGGCGCGTCGCTCAGCCGGCGCGCGTCGGCGCCGCAGGCCGCGAGGTCCGGCGCGTCCACGCGGTGCCCCGCGGCGCGGAGCAGGGTGGCGACCTTGTACCAGCACCAGCCGCCGTGGCCCGTGCCGTGCACCAGGATGAGGCGGGTCGACGTCGCCACGGCGGCCGCTGGCACAGAGGAAGAAGACATGTGTGCGCCGAGCACCTAGTAGGCCAGTAGCTTCGTTTGTTGGCTGCTTGAGTGATGCTACGCCTCACAGTTTGCTTATGTACGTGGCCATGCGGgcgtcttcgtcaagaaaggtgggcAGATGCGGTATTGTATTGTCACGGCTGATGCAACGCTGGCGCGGGTCAACACGCCGCTTCATTTCCGCATTGACAGCCTGGCAGCGGAGAAGATGCTCTTcagttaggctggttgtaatgggaagtATCACCAGTCTATGATATTACATCCGTAATGTAtagtatcatatgttggtatcataaAGGActatatttattgtcatgcatgacacaaagtagcacatcatttaatatgatacggtatcatgatagtatcatatgttggtatcataaAGGActatatttattgtcatgcatgacacaaagtagcacatcatttaatatgctacggtatcatgatatgatactcaagcctctctttcttcatttaattctatgtgaCCTCATCAAAACTGTTTAGTTGGCATGCGTGATACTAcgggggtgcttggatccaaggaactatttttagtctgactaaaaatagtctcttttagaggctaaagtttcaagcacccctgactaaagagaggttaggactagtcttgagactaaaatgttttagtcataggaaacctaTTAAAATATGTATTAGacatctctctcctcatttaattcctctcttttaacacatgcgagttctggattggagggttttgaGAATAATAAATGTtcaataacttgattttagtctctttagtatttggatccaagcatgggtgaggctagcaagttttaatcccactacttttagtcataggactaaaatgtatccaagcaccctctacatatgatactcccattacggacAGCCTTAGACATGTTCGTGCCCGTTGCCATCATCGACATAAATGCGACGGTTTACAGCTCGCAAAAGGACGACGACTCGCACCTTTGATTCCTGCAAGGTGCCAGAGGCTGTACCTGTACGCTTCAAGAGCAGGGAAGTGCACAGTAGATGCAGGTAATGTTTCCACAGATATGATCAAACCTACAAAATGTTGACTCGGACAAATAGTATTTCAGTTTTGCCAAAGTATTTGGGAACGAAGCGAATACTATTCAAAGTTCTCTTTTATGAAAAATCACAAGAAATGGAACTTCTCCATTGAGCATAGCCTTCATCAGGTAGTAAAAGTAAAACGCAGGATGGTACATGTGCATTCCGTAACCAGACACGCTATCCTTTCTAGAGACAACTCATGGAAGACTTTTCTAATATCTCAAACAAATGTGCCAATCTGAGATGTTTCAGTAGTCGCCATTAGAGCATTCACGGCCATGGAGCAGTGAGATTCAAGGACCATGAACACTGAATTTCCTTCCCTGGTCCTTGTTTCTCTTATAAAGAGACATGAGATGGTAATCTTACAAACTGAGTCCAAAAACGGCCAGCTTGGGCATCCTTGGTGGGGTCAGAAAATTTGGAAAGACAGACGTATTTAACTTAACAGAGACATATCCTTTGCAGCACATACCTGGTGTTTTTGTACACAAATAACCTAAATCCTGCATTGCCTGCTTGGCCTTTACCTTTTTAAACATGCCGTGTCGTGAATCGTGATATTCATCGACAGTGAGTTCAAGGCAGGGTCCTTCTAAATCCCACCTATGGAAATGAAACTGAGTTGGTAATAGCAGTATATGTTGGCTTTGCCTTGTAATTTCTTGGCTGGttttcttgaccatcacaacaaagATCACATATTGTACAATTGATTTTATGGTATTCCATGTAAAATCTTTCATAGTTAAATCAAACTTGTATAAATTTACCAAAGGCAACTTCAGTTAGGctggtgtttcatgatgctcttcaTTTCACGGATTCAGAAGTATGACAAGGGATATCTGAGGCTGTTCTTTCAAGGTTCAATAGTTGTATTTAGTGCCTGTGGGCCGTGGCATATGAAACTGTCTTTATTTTCAGTTAAGTGGACAGAGCATTATTTATCGCACCTGCATCTGTTTCTTCCTTGCTTATGACAAGCACCATAACTCTGATCCCATAGTATGTTTTGTGGGTCTGGCTATGCTCAACTTTGTACAAGCTAAGTTGGCACTGTTAAAAATGCATACGTGTAGTTAGAGATAAGGAGAGATAAAGATAGAATTAGTTTAAACATATtatggcttgtcttgtactctaaGTCTCTCACTTCACGATGTACTCTATATATACGGCAACATATCCTGTGAATCCGATTGATAAATATATCCTTGTATCCCTCTGTTTCTCAGCCTCCCGATCAATATCCATCGTCTCACGTGGAGCCAAGTGAAAATTTGCAGTCACCGCCCGCTTTCTGACTTAACAAATATTTTTGTTTGCGGAAACCCCCCTAAACCCTCCGATCCATCATCGCAAACCCAAGCCCCAAGTCGTGCGTCCTCCATCTCCTGCCCCAAATCCTTCGTTGCCAGATCTCTCGGCTCCCAAATCAAGTCCCAATCCGAAGGCGTCCTACGACGACAACGCCCAGATGATTCACTCGAACTTCTCTGGAGACGGCAAGCAAGTAGCAAAAGCAACGGCTCGACGGTCACATAGACCCGACCGGCCGGTCGTCTCGACGGCGAAGGCATGTTAACTGACGACGTTCCGCGGTTGTGAAGACGAGTCTGATGAGGCGCCAATGATGCCCTGGATGGCCTCCCCTGACCGCGAAGATTCCTTCATAGGAAGATGCAGTCTCTCGTGATCTATAGGAAGTTGTAGTCCTGTAGTTTGTAGCCTGTAGCAGATGTACTAGTGCGCTCATATGAGTAATAGTATTTGCCCCTAATGAATGGCATGGTGTGAGATGCTTTCACATGTTTCTATTAATTTATAAATTGCTTACCGATACGTGATAGGCCTTGTTCAGATCAGAGGCTTTGGCTCAGCTTTTCCCTTGTTAAAATACCATGTTTGCTGTTGCCACAAAATTCAGTGACTAGTTCAGTTATGTACTTGTGTGTTGAAAAAAAGTCAGTGATTTTCTCAGTCATGTGGTCAAAGCATATATTGTTCGGTATAAAGCTTTTGAGTTGCAGAAGTGGGCTGGGATGGCTTTCTCTACTTTTGATATGTAAGCTATAAGCAGCAAGTCACTATCCAAAATTTCCTGAACATTCACAAAGTTCAGTGACTAGCTCCCGTATGTGTTGAACAAAATCGGTGATTTATTCAGAAAATCTTCTTGTTACCAGAAGTGGCCTGGGATGGCCTTAACCAGTTTTAAGGTAAAAAAAAGGCTATAAGCAACAAGTCACTATCCAAAGTTTCCTGAACATTTACTGTAGTTTTTGATGTATCATGTATAACAAGTAAACTGAGAAACAGCGTTGTGTGCTCCAGTATGATGCTTGTCTGAGCAAAGAATTGATTTAACATAATGCAAATTTGACAATCATCCGCCGGCTGAGGTTCAATGTATAATGTAATAATTTGACAATCATCAAAGTTGTGATAAAATTTAACATAATTCGAATCCCCATCCATTACATGGCTTCTGTACATCAAAGAGTAAATCAAAACATATATAAAATCATTATTTTCTTGGAAAAATTTGGTATGAGGGAGCACAATTTAGTTGCATATCTTCCACAGTCATGCTCCTTTTCCCTTTGCTTGGACAATTACGACTATCGCTTAGTCCGGACTACCTTATTCTCAATCTTCTTCTGTTGTCTGATACGAACTCCAAAACCCGCATTATGTGTATACGCCTTGTAAAACTTCTCCACTACCTCCAGTCCTTCAAATGTCATACCTACTTTAGGCTTCAAATTCTCATCACATTTAGGTGTAAAAGATGAACACTGCAACATCAAGATAAATCGTGATAACCATATTCACAAATAGATTCCTAAATTGGATCGGATCAGTTGTAAGGTGCAAACTAATCAAACTTACAGCTAGAGGTGTGGTGCATTCTTTTTGGGTGTGCCAAACTCTTCCTCATTCACATGCCTTTGCAAGTATTTTGTTGGCTCCATGTGACTGCAAACATAGGTATATATAGCATCAAGCTTTCACACATGGCAATGACACATGATGTAATTTACGCAAGGACTGATTTTTTTGGGAGGGGGGTGTTAAACATGTGGTGTCGTGGTGTTCTAGATTGCTACTTATCCCGTGCTTATCCATTCAAGAAACGGCTGGTGTGTAACGGCTTCTTAGACTGTGGATCTGCAGAGGAAAGATAAAGAGATCAGGACTCGCATTCATGGGCCGGCGGCCGCCAATGAACGCCATGATCAAATCAACTGGGAAGATCAGTACTTGCACAGGGCGTCTGTTGGTAGATGTCGTCGCTCCAACATGAGAGCAGAGGAGCGCAGGCGTTCGGCCAGGGTTCCACGCCGCCGCGGGAGAGAGTATCAGAGGAACACCGACAGTAGTCAATTACGGCGCACGATGCAGTCCTACGTCCAGGGTTATTTTTGCAAAGAAAAACTGCTGGTATGTGCTAGAGGCGGGCGTGTAAATGTAAATTTGCTACAAATTAATCTAGAGCAAAGGATTTTGATCGGGAGGCTGAGAGCAGAGGGATACAGGGATACATTTATCCATCGGATTCACATGAtatgttgcctatatataccccatacgAGGGTCAGATCAATATAATACAATATTCATCCATCTCATATTTTCTACATGGTATTAGAGCGGTTAGTCTCACGACGCCGATCCTAAAACCTTTCACATCTTCCGCAGCGCGCCCTCCTCTCCTCGGGGGCGCGGCCCCCAATCGATCAAAGATCAGATTGGTTCCGCAGATTAGATTAGATGAATACTTCAAAGTTAGAATTCTGCATTAGATTAGTTTTTCATTAGCCACCAAAAATAATCCAAAGACCCTCAGATTCCGGAGTAGCGGGCGACTACAGAAATACGATCTTCATGAAAATCAACTCCAGTGTTGAGTGCAGCACGGTGCCGCGCGCGGCCATGTACCGGCGCATGGACACTGATCCGACCGGTCTACACGGCAGAGACGACGATCGTGCGAGCAGTTGCGAAGGACACGCACCTCCAATCGCGGGAAGGCGTAGATCCCGCGCCGATTTCATTGCGTACGAGATCGTACGCGTATCTCCCGACGGCGCAACCAGCAACTCCTTCGAATCAGCAGTTCAGCATCAAGTTACCCATCGCCAAACGCCAGCAGCCGCATCGACTACATGTACGCGGAGCGGCGGAACAAAGCCATGCACACATGCATACGTGCATGGCAAAGCTCACAAAGACGGCCATGCGTACGCGCATGGCATGGAGCCTTGGACTTGAGCCACGGCCTTCTGCAAGGATCGAAAGGCAACGACACGCGTCCGATCTGGCCGACGACCACAACACCTAGCCGCACgtcagacatcttcaccaagcagTCTCGGAGCGCCGGACACCGGGAGAGCCCGTTTGAGATACGCGCACAGACGCGATCTCCAGCAAGCCGACTCCATCAACCTCCTGCGCGCCGGCTTGCCGTCTACATCAAGCCGTACGAACTACACCGGCCGCCACATCCGGAGCAGAGCTACATCATCTTCTGCATGGCTGCATCGACCGCCGCCGCTGATCTGTACTGCACGGCTACACCAACGCCTCTGCATCGAGCCGAACGAAATCAAGTTGTACGACTAAGCCAGGCTACGAGCCAACACGACACGATATCGACACTTCATCACCAtggtcttcatcaacatcttcgtcAACACACCGCCGCTGCCTTACCCACAACATGGATATCTAGCGTCCTCTGACAGACTTTCTGTAAGACGCGACCACGACGACGACAATGACCGCGTCACGACGACGACATCGACCGCGTCATCCACGACGGCACGACTGCATCAACATGGCATCACTACAGTGACGACCCTACACAACCACACGGTTctggcaaaaccgatgtgtgctcgatgggcttcctccggtcttggcaaaaccggcggactcatcgccgacggcaccctctgacatccgcaaggtgcatCATCCACGTCTGCAGCCCCGTCATAGCACTTTTTTTTTGCGCCTCCGGCTTTGTGCAGCTTCATCATCCACGACGACTATATCATCGACCACGACTACATCATCATGATCGGCTACATCAACATTGACATACTCCAGTCAACAGCGTCCGCCTCGTCACTTGCGTCAACGACACTCCCGTtgtgactgcgggagggaatagagAAGACAAGGAAGACACCAGAAGGGGACGCAGTCACCGCCCTAGGTGTCGACCCCTCAGCCATCAACGACGCagttgatgatggtgcggcggagaagacgatggaaGCGCAATACTTCAAATTCAGTCGCAATCGTCCGGttcactcccgctacgactgagggggaTGTTAGAAATGCATACGTGTAGTTAGAGATAAGGAGAGATAAAGATAGAATTAGTTTAAACATATtatggcttgtcttgtactccaagtctctcaCCTCACGATGTACTCTATATATACCCCATACGAGGGTTAGTTCAATACAATACAATATTCATCCATCTCATATTTTGTACAGGCACtatcaaatactccctctgtaaataagaaTAGACGTTTTAGATCacttcttatatttgtttacagagggagtactccctccgttccaaaataagtttcgtgattttagttcaaatttgaactaaaaccacgacacttgttttggaacggagggagtagaacacaATGTGATGAATTAAATCCCCTTGCTGAACAGCTAATTACACAGGTTAAAACAAAAAGGTGCACACCATTCTTCATCATTGGCTCAAACTTTAACCAATATTCCAAATACTGCAGGAAGAGGTAGTGCCTGGCTATATAACTCAGTAAAAGGTGCACACCATTCTTCATCATTTGCTCAAACTTTAATCCTGTAATATGCACATATTCTGAATGCCAAACACATGACACTTCTCAAGAGGCGTGAAGGCTGTTCTTCTACTGAGCTATCGTACATTATAATGCATTTAATTTGTTTTGCCAAAAAAGCATTGGCATTTGATCTACCATATCACTCTTTCTATAATATTTGTCATGCCATTCTTTCATAATTCATATCCATAGAGGGACAGGCGCAGCAATGCATGCCTTtccgatctactccctccgtccggaaatacttgtcatcaaaatgaataaaagaggatgtGTCTAGACGtgtattagttctagatacatccccttttatccattttgtctagatacatcctcttttatccattttgatgacaagtattttcggacggagggagtagttgcttgTATATATTTCATAATAAATCACACTGGTTCTTACCAACAACAGAAACAGAGCAAGGTTTATTGTCCACTAAAAAGATTACTAACCAATCATGGTGGGAGTAGCATGTTATGCCTTGACACTTTGAAGGCTGAAAAACAGCTACTACGACATTGTTCAACAGATCCCAATTCGTAAATTAGTTCAATCACAACTGAACGCCCGATGTAAAGTTCTGCACTTTATCTACTACATTGAGTCAGCTGCACATACCATGACGCCATAACAGAGAGATGAATGTAGCAGCAGTTGCGAAGGAACTTCTGGTCGATGCAAAGGAGATGCCATTTCTAATGCAGCTTTGGCAGGAACCACCAAAGCAGAACATGACACCTAATTTGTCAGGTGAACACTCCAGCTTCATCCTGACACAAACTCTCCTTACCAAACTTAACAATGTTAAACTGTTACACTCGGCGCACCCATTGTTCCAACCGCAGCTGTATCATCGGAGGGCCAACGTTGGGCTTGCCTTTGCGAGGGTGCTTCCATTTGCCGCTGATCTCCTGTGATGGAGCTCCTGCAACTTCTGAAATATTGGTCCTATCTGACATGGGGCTTCTTGTGCTACCTTGGCCCAAAGGTGTAGTCCCCGAAATGCAGCGGTTCTCTTGCAATGTTGTGTTCTCTCTTCCTGTTGAGACCTTGGAAATCTTGTTTGTCCTGCAATCCTCAGCTGACTTCACCTTTGTCCTGATGGCAACGAAACCATCCGCCACAGCTGTTTCTTCTGTTTTCTTATGCTCCAGTTTACGCTTGCTTCGGCTGATTTTATCTATCAGAAAGCTTTCTTCTGTAACAGCTGAACCGATACCATTAGAATTAGCAAGCAGTATGTGGTGTTTGATACCAGTTTTCTCAGTATCAGCTAGGACTTGACTATGAGAATTGACTGGCGGTTTGCTGTGTTCAATAACTTCTAGGAAACCATCTTCAGTATCTGCTGCTAAACTCATTCTACCACAGTTAACAGGCAGTCTGTTGTGTTCGATCACCCAACCTGCTCGAGGATTTTCTCGAGTTTCAGCTATACTGATGCCTTCATGATCTGCCGGTAGCTCACTGTATCCGActgcaccttcatggatatgttcgatGTGAGGCAAGCCTGCAGCATTGCAATTTGACAGAGGCTGCACTGCATTTCTCTGTAAAGCTGACACCACCCGAGTTTCATATTCATTAGCTTCATCACAATCGTCAAGAAAATTTGCTCCAAACAATTTTCGCAGACTTCGCTTAGGCTTCTCACTACCCGCTAGGCCTTTACTAGGAAAATTATCCGGCAGGTTGCTATGTTCAATGCCATCTTCTAGGGCAGTAGCTGCTGCTAAACTAGTACCACCACAATTAACTGGATGTTTGCTGTGGTTGGTCTGCTGACCTCCTGGGGGGTTTACTTGTGTTTCAGCTATACAAGTGCTCTCACTATCCGTCAGCAGCTCGCTGTGCTCAACTCCACCTTCATGGCTGCGCTTTCTATTCCGTAAGCCTATCCAGTTGCAGTTCCAACGAGGATCCACTGCACTTCTCAGCACAGGCGACACCACCCGACTTTCAGTTTGAGTAGCTTCGTCATCGCTGTCTAAAAAACCTGCTCCAAACAACCCTCGCAGACTTTGCTTAGTTTTCTCAGCATCTGCTAGGCCTTTACTGTGAGAATCAACTGGCAGGTTGCAATGTTTATTGCCATCTTCAAGGAGACCTTCTTCAGTATCTGCTGCTAAACTAGTACCACCACAATTTACTGGCCGTTTGGTGTGGTTAGTCTCCTGACCTCCTGGGGGCTTTACTTGAGTTTCAGCTATACAAGTGCTCTCACTATCCGTCAGCAGCTCGTTGTCTTCAACTGCGCCTTCATGGCTGCGCTTTCTATTCCGCAAGCCTATCCAGTTGCAGTCCCAGGGAGGATCCACTGCACTTCTCAGCACAGGCAACACCACCCGACTTTCAGTTTGAGTAGCTTCGTCACGGTTGTCAAGAAAACCTGCTTCAAATAACCCAGGCAGACTTTGTTCAGTTTTCTCAGCATCTGTTAGGCCTTTGCTGTGAGAATTAACTGGCAGGTTACTGGGTTCAATGCCATCTTCTATGAAACCTTCTTCAATATCAGCTAAGCTAGCACCGCCGCAATTAAATGGCCGTTTTTTGTGGTAAATCTCCTGACCTCCTCGGGGGTTTTCTTGAGTTTCAGCTATACAAGTGCCCTCACTATCCGTCAGCAGCTCGCTGTGTTCAACTACGCCTTCATGGATATGCTTTCCATTACTTAAGCCTATCCAGTTGCAGTTCCACGGAGGATCCACTGCACTTCTCAGCACAGGCAACGCCACCCGACTTTCAGCTTGAGTCTCAGCTATACATGTGCTCTCACTATCTGTCGGCAGCTCGCTGTATTCAACCATGCCTTCATGGCTGCGCTTTCTATTCTGTAAGCCTACCCAGTTGCGGTTCCACGGAGGATCCACAGCACTTCTCTGCACAGGCGACACGACACGGCCTTCAGTTTGAGTAGCTTCTTCATGGTCGTCCAGAAAACCTGCCCCAAACAGCCCCCGCAGACTTTGCTTCCTTTTCGTGCCCTGTTCCACCGTGCCCCTACCAATCGGAAGGATGCCTCTTCTAGCAGAAACCTCAACGGGTTCTGCTTGTGCTTGGCTCCCAAAACAGCCCCCCTTCAAATCGGCACCGCCATCCAGAGGGGCGTGTTTCAGAAATGAATGCTCAGCCACCCGGTACTGGAACCCAGCATGCACAATTCAGCAAATTTAATCGGTAAGAATACGGTTGGAATAAGGTAGCAAGAAATGAAGCAATTTCAGTAGGATTTGGTTAACATAGATCAGCAGATTCTTTACCTCCAACGGGTCTTGGGTCTCGCTGCCGTTGTCGACAGCAGGAGGGTCAACAGCCAGCTCCGGCACCTCCGGCGACTCGTACTGGTAACTCGAGAACCAGTTCCTGATGTCCGGCGGCTCTGACGAAAAACACCGAATACATACAAACATGAGCACGTTTCAGAGATCTAAAATCGTCGGAACAGAACAAAGAATGGAATTCATCAGGGGAGCAGAAGGGACTCACGAGAAGGGAACGAGAAGGGGTACGAGCCGCATCCTTGGGCCTGCAAGAACAGCGAAATCCGGTGAGACCGACGAAGGGCCGAACGCGCCGCAGCGCCGGCAAACGGAACGGCGGCACAGAAGCAAGGAGCGGAGACAGGGAAGAGACCCTCGCGACGAAGCGTACCTGGCTTTGGGTTGCGGATTCGTCGGGTAcgtcggccatggcggaggtgggggGAAGCGAGCGGCGGGGACCGACGGGCGTGTCCCGGAGGAAGAGGCTCCGATTTGGTTTTGCTTCGGAGAGTCAAATTCCGAAGTTCCCGGGAAAAAGGGTGAGCCCGCGCGATAAGGGAGCGGGAGCTTTTTCGTTTTGGCGTTACGGGCGGCGAGAACTGAATGGGCCGCCCAGCCCAGAAAAATGTTCGCCAAGCTGTCCTTGGGCCTAGTTTCCGTTTGTTGTAACAAGAGACGGATAAGGCCTCCAAGTTTGGTGAATTTGTTGATGCCGAACCCGCTTCCTTCGACTTTGAGGGAAATTTCTTCTGAGTGAGGGTCCGGCTGGATGTTGGTAATCCGCTTAAAAAGGCTACCTCACTGATCCCTGGTGGTCAGCGAGAGATTTTTGCAGTACGCTATGAGAGGCTACCGGACTGGTGCCAGGTGTGTGGCATGATGGGGCATCAGTTCAAAGAACATGGTGACGGCTTCATCCTCCGTCTGCTCTTGTTTTCAAGAATCTGCGTGTGCTGGCCACCACCAGATGGGCTACCATGAGAAGGAATAATAGTCAAAAGCAGCAGCCGGTGAGGGGCGACAACTCTGAAACTGGAAGAGGGAACGCCAAGGGGGATGAGATGATCGATAGTGGGGCTGATGACCCTGAGCTGAGCCGCAAAAGATCATCAGATGCAGTCCTGACCGAAACACCGAAGAAGGGGACAGGCATGGAGTTTGCCCTTGTTGTTAAAGATGCAGTAGGGACTCAGGTTCCACTGAGCCCACCCCCGAAGCAAGACCCTAAAAGAACAAAAACTTTGATGCAGGCTGACAAGAATAATACGAGTGGTGGAAGAAAAGCACCGGCTGTCAAGATCAACAACAACAATGATGCGCGTTTGGCGGCCTCCTCCGAGGAGGACCGCCGTGCGCAATGAATCTTCTGAGCTGGAATTGTCGCGGGATTGGGAACTCCCCGACAATTCAACAGCTGCGCgaaatcactacaagaaatatgtcaacttgtgaccttgactattggtcactggatggtcattattttccatttgtgacctttttgtgaccaaaaacagatggtcaaaagctggtgagggagtcctggattagggggtgtccggatggccagactatgacctttggccggactcccggactatgaagatacaagattgaagactccgtcccgtgtctggatagggactttccttggcgtggaaggcaagcttggcgatacgatatgaagatctcctcccattgtaaccgactttgtgtaaccctagccctctccggtgtctatataaaccggagaggtttagtccgtaggacgaacaacaatcataccataggctagcttctagggtttagcctctccgatctcgtggtagatcaactcttgtactacccatatcatcaatattaatcaagcaggagtagggttttacctccaccgagagggcccgaacctgggtaaaaacaccgtgtcccttgtctcctgttaccatccgcctagacgtacagttcgggaccccctacccgagatccaccggttttgacaccgacattggtgctttcattgagacttcctttgtgtcgtcaccgttaggcccgatggcttcttcgatcgtcaaccacgacgcagtccagggtgagacttttctccccggacagatcttcgtattcggcggcttcgcactgcgggccaactcgcttggccatctggagcagatcggaagctacacccctggccatcaggtcaggtttggaagcttaaactacacggccgacatccgcggggacttgatcttcgatggattcgagccacggccgagcgtgccgcactgtctcgatgggcatgatctagctctgccgccggacagcgcccagagcgccgctcaggtgtccgctctgaccattaactcggagccgactgcgctagtcagggacgaacggttggacgccgccccaggagtcgcaatctctatggcgatagagccgaataccagcctagtcctttgcaaggcctgtgactccaaggtgccggactctgttccggactccgaatattcTGCACCTctcccgatcgaacccgattgggctccgatcatggagttcaccgtcgcggacgtctttcagcactcgccctttggcgatatcctagattcactaaagtctctctc is a window of Triticum dicoccoides isolate Atlit2015 ecotype Zavitan chromosome 2B, WEW_v2.0, whole genome shotgun sequence DNA encoding:
- the LOC119365578 gene encoding salicylic acid-binding protein 2-like — its product is MSSSSVPAAAVATSTRLILVHGTGHGGWCWYKVATLLRAAGHRVDAPDLAACGADARRLSDAPTFEDYTRPLLDALRDLPDGERAVLVGHSFGGMSVALAAEEFPDKVAAAVFLTAFMPDCDGPRTRVIEEVPVSDWMDSVVDEEHAPPSVFLGPEFVRRKLYQLTSEEDYTLCQSLARVSSYYVADQQQRPPFSAARYGAVTKVYVIAKQDQAMVEEYQRQMIAAIPVAEVREMADADHMAMLSAPEGLAGHLADIANNYT
- the LOC119365579 gene encoding uncharacterized protein LOC119365579 → MADVPDESATQSQAQGCGSYPFSFPSQPPDIRNWFSSYQYESPEVPELAVDPPAVDNGSETQDPLEYRVAEHSFLKHAPLDGGADLKGGCFGSQAQAEPVEVSARRGILPIGRGTVEQGTKRKQSLRGLFGAGFLDDHEEATQTEGRVVSPVQRSAVDPPWNRNWVGLQNRKRSHEGMVEYSELPTDSESTCIAETQAESRVALPVLRSAVDPPWNCNWIGLSNGKHIHEGVVEHSELLTDSEGTCIAETQENPRGGQEIYHKKRPFNCGGASLADIEEGFIEDGIEPSNLPVNSHSKGLTDAEKTEQSLPGLFEAGFLDNRDEATQTESRVVLPVLRSAVDPPWDCNWIGLRNRKRSHEGAVEDNELLTDSESTCIAETQVKPPGGQETNHTKRPVNCGGTSLAADTEEGLLEDGNKHCNLPVDSHSKGLADAEKTKQSLRGLFGAGFLDSDDEATQTESRVVSPVLRSAVDPRWNCNWIGLRNRKRSHEGGVEHSELLTDSESTCIAETQVNPPGGQQTNHSKHPVNCGGTSLAAATALEDGIEHSNLPDNFPSKGLAGSEKPKRSLRKLFGANFLDDCDEANEYETRVVSALQRNAVQPLSNCNAAGLPHIEHIHEGAVGYSELPADHEGISIAETRENPRAGWVIEHNRLPVNCGRMSLAADTEDGFLEVIEHSKPPVNSHSQVLADTEKTGIKHHILLANSNGIGSAVTEESFLIDKISRSKRKLEHKKTEETAVADGFVAIRTKVKSAEDCRTNKISKVSTGRENTTLQENRCISGTTPLGQGSTRSPMSDRTNISEVAGAPSQEISGKWKHPRKGKPNVGPPMIQLRLEQWVRRV